In Asticcacaulis sp. SL142, the sequence CGCAGAAGGTTGCGAAACTCTGGCCGAGGCGGCAAGGGCGCGTTTCGGGGGTATAGATATACTGGTGCACGTTGTTGGTGGCTCATCTTCGCCAGCTGGAGGGTTCGCGGCCCTGACGGATGAAAACTGGCAGGCGGAATTGAACCTGAATCTTATGCCCGCTGTGCGACTGGATCGTCTGCTTGTGCCTCAGATGATCGATAGGGGGTCGGGCACGATCGTCCATGTCTCGTCGATCCAGCGCACGCTGCCTTTGCCGGAGTCCACCATAGCCTATGCAGCTGCAAAGGCGGCCCTGTCTACCTATAGTAAGGCCCTATCTAAAGAGCTTGGTCCGAAAGGTGTGCGGGTCAATGCGGTATCGCCCGGCTGGATCTACACCGAGGCCTCTGAAGAATTGATGAAACGGATATCTGAGGGCACAGGTAGCACC encodes:
- a CDS encoding SDR family oxidoreductase → MMARPDPLEFEGRRVLVTAGTKGAGRATVQRFLAGGAQVITAARAAPDALNGVEFVTADLATAEGCETLAEAARARFGGIDILVHVVGGSSSPAGGFAALTDENWQAELNLNLMPAVRLDRLLVPQMIDRGSGTIVHVSSIQRTLPLPESTIAYAAAKAALSTYSKALSKELGPKGVRVNAVSPGWIYTEASEELMKRISEGTGSTLEEARQSVLKALGGIPLGRPAEPAEVAELIAFLASDRASAIHGAEYVIDGGTIPTT